In Bordetella holmesii ATCC 51541, the following proteins share a genomic window:
- a CDS encoding antibiotic biosynthesis monooxygenase family protein: MIQEIASIRIKAGQEAAFEAGVKAAVPLFLRAKGCHGVELHRWEESAQDYTLVVQWETVDNHMVDFRNSADFQEWRRLVGEHFAAPPQVHHEARVV; this comes from the coding sequence GTGATCCAGGAAATCGCCAGCATTCGTATCAAGGCCGGCCAGGAAGCCGCATTCGAGGCCGGCGTCAAAGCTGCCGTGCCATTGTTTCTGCGCGCCAAAGGCTGCCATGGCGTCGAATTGCATCGTTGGGAAGAGTCGGCGCAGGATTACACCCTGGTAGTCCAGTGGGAAACGGTAGACAACCACATGGTGGACTTCCGCAATTCGGCTGACTTTCAGGAGTGGCGCCGACTGGTAGGCGAGCATTTTGCCGCGCCGCCGCAAGTCCACCACGAAGCACGCGTGGTCTGA
- a CDS encoding exonuclease family protein produces the protein MRALSGDFVVADLETTGLSAASCEILEFAAVAVDIEGWITREFSQVVRIQGTVPSFIARLTGISQQEVTRQGQPVEQVFGDFRAFVGAAPVFFHNAAFDTRFLLAASQRCGLPFDNETYCTLRLARQAWPELASHKLGILAHHLGAATPTHRALADVHTTVAVVLAARARLAVRQTPAPV, from the coding sequence TTGCGGGCGCTGAGCGGCGATTTCGTGGTTGCCGACCTGGAGACCACGGGGTTGTCGGCGGCCTCCTGCGAAATCCTTGAGTTTGCAGCGGTTGCGGTGGATATCGAGGGGTGGATCACGCGCGAGTTCAGTCAGGTGGTGCGTATCCAGGGCACCGTCCCGAGTTTTATTGCACGGCTGACCGGCATTTCCCAGCAGGAAGTCACCCGGCAAGGACAGCCCGTCGAACAGGTCTTCGGCGACTTTCGTGCGTTTGTCGGAGCCGCGCCGGTGTTTTTTCACAATGCGGCCTTCGATACGCGATTCCTGCTGGCGGCCTCGCAGCGTTGCGGCCTGCCATTCGACAACGAAACCTATTGCACCTTACGGCTGGCCCGCCAGGCCTGGCCGGAGCTGGCCTCGCACAAACTGGGCATTCTGGCCCATCATCTGGGCGCGGCCACCCCTACCCACCGGGCGCTGGCCGATGTCCATACGACCGTGGCCGTGGTCCTGGCCGCACGAGCTCGCCTGGCGGTCAGGCAGACGCCTGCGCCCGTTTAG
- the acnB gene encoding aconitate hydratase 2 yields the protein MLETYRQHVAERAALGIPPLPLSAQQTADLIELLKNPPAGEEHFLLDLLTHRVPAGVDDAAKVKASYLAAVALGKESCALISRAKATELLGTMLGGYNIGPLIELLDDAEVGTVAAEGLKKTLLMFDAFHDVKEKADKGNANARGVLQSWADAEWFTSRPEVPQSLTITVFKVPGETNTDDLSPAPDATTRPDIPMHALAMLKNKREGANFQPEEDGKRGPVKFIESLKDKGHLVAYVGDVVGTGSSRKSATNSVLWFTGEDIPFVPNKRFGGVCLGSKIAPIFYNTMEDAGALPIELDVSKMEMGDVVELRPYDGKALKNGEVIAEFQVKSDVLFDEVRAGGRIPLIIGRGLTAKAREALGLPPSTLFRLPMDPADSGRGFSLAQKMVGRACGLPEGQGVRPGTYCEPKMTSVGSQDTTGPMTRDELKDLACLGFSADLVMQSFCHTAAYPKPVDVKTHHTLPQFISTRGGISLRPGDGVIHSWLNRMLLPDTVGTGGDSHTRFPIGISFPAGSGLVAFAAATGVMPLDMPESVLVRFKGKMQPGVTLRDLVNAIPLYAIKQGMLTVAKQGKKNIFSGRILEIEGLPDLKVEQAFELSDASAERSAAGCSVRLNKEPIIEYINSNIVMLKWMIANGYEDERSIARRIKAMEAWLADPKLLEPDADAEYAAVIEIDLADIHEPIVACPNDPDDVKTLSDVAGAKIDEVFIGSCMTNIGHFRAASKLLEGKRDIPVKLWVAPPTKMDAQQLTEEGHYGVFGTAGARTEMPGCSLCMGNQAQVREGATVMSTSTRNFPNRLGKNTNVYLGSAELAAICSRLGRIPTKEEYLSDMGVINKSGDQIYKYLNFDQIADYKDVADSVAV from the coding sequence ATGCTGGAAACGTACCGCCAACATGTGGCTGAACGCGCCGCGCTGGGCATCCCCCCGCTTCCGCTTTCCGCCCAACAAACCGCTGACCTGATCGAACTGCTGAAGAACCCGCCCGCGGGCGAAGAGCACTTCCTGCTGGACCTGTTGACGCATCGCGTCCCGGCCGGTGTGGATGACGCCGCCAAGGTCAAGGCGTCTTATCTTGCCGCCGTCGCGCTGGGCAAAGAATCGTGTGCGCTGATCAGCCGCGCCAAGGCAACCGAACTGCTGGGCACCATGCTCGGCGGCTACAACATCGGCCCGCTGATCGAACTGCTGGATGACGCCGAGGTAGGCACGGTTGCCGCCGAAGGCCTGAAGAAAACCCTGCTGATGTTCGACGCCTTCCATGATGTGAAGGAAAAAGCGGACAAGGGCAATGCCAATGCGCGCGGCGTGCTGCAGAGCTGGGCCGATGCCGAGTGGTTCACCAGCCGCCCCGAAGTGCCCCAGAGCCTGACCATCACGGTCTTCAAGGTGCCGGGCGAAACCAATACCGACGACCTGTCGCCCGCTCCCGACGCGACTACGCGCCCGGACATCCCCATGCACGCTCTGGCGATGCTGAAGAACAAGCGCGAAGGCGCCAACTTCCAGCCCGAAGAAGACGGCAAGCGCGGCCCGGTCAAGTTCATCGAATCGCTCAAGGACAAAGGCCATCTGGTCGCCTATGTGGGCGACGTGGTCGGTACCGGCTCTTCGCGCAAATCGGCAACCAACTCGGTGCTGTGGTTCACGGGCGAAGACATCCCCTTCGTGCCGAACAAGCGTTTCGGCGGCGTGTGCCTGGGCAGCAAGATCGCTCCCATTTTCTACAACACGATGGAAGATGCCGGCGCCCTGCCGATCGAGCTGGACGTCTCCAAGATGGAAATGGGCGATGTCGTCGAGCTGCGCCCCTATGACGGCAAGGCCCTGAAGAACGGTGAGGTCATTGCCGAATTCCAGGTCAAGTCGGATGTCCTGTTTGACGAAGTGCGCGCCGGCGGCCGTATTCCGCTCATCATCGGCCGCGGTCTTACTGCCAAGGCCCGTGAAGCGCTGGGTCTGCCGCCCTCGACGCTGTTTCGCCTGCCCATGGATCCGGCCGACAGCGGCCGAGGCTTCAGCCTGGCTCAGAAGATGGTCGGTCGCGCCTGCGGTCTGCCTGAAGGCCAGGGCGTGCGCCCGGGCACTTACTGCGAACCGAAGATGACCTCGGTGGGCAGCCAGGACACCACGGGCCCCATGACCCGTGACGAACTCAAGGATCTGGCTTGCCTGGGCTTCTCGGCCGATCTGGTGATGCAGTCGTTCTGCCACACCGCAGCCTATCCCAAGCCCGTGGACGTCAAGACGCACCACACGCTGCCGCAATTCATCAGCACGCGCGGTGGCATTTCCCTGCGTCCGGGCGATGGCGTGATTCACTCGTGGCTCAATCGCATGCTGCTGCCCGACACCGTCGGCACTGGCGGCGACTCGCACACGCGCTTTCCGATCGGGATTTCCTTCCCGGCCGGCTCGGGCCTGGTGGCCTTTGCCGCTGCCACCGGCGTCATGCCGCTGGACATGCCGGAGTCGGTGCTGGTGCGCTTCAAGGGCAAGATGCAGCCTGGCGTGACGCTGCGCGATCTGGTCAACGCCATTCCGCTGTATGCCATCAAGCAAGGCATGCTGACCGTCGCCAAGCAAGGCAAGAAGAACATCTTTTCCGGCCGCATTCTCGAGATCGAAGGCCTGCCTGATCTGAAGGTCGAACAGGCTTTCGAACTGTCGGACGCCTCGGCTGAACGTTCGGCCGCCGGTTGCTCGGTGCGCCTGAACAAAGAACCCATCATTGAGTACATCAACAGCAACATCGTGATGCTCAAGTGGATGATCGCCAATGGCTACGAAGACGAGCGTTCCATTGCTCGCCGTATCAAGGCCATGGAAGCCTGGCTGGCCGACCCCAAGCTGCTCGAGCCGGATGCCGATGCCGAGTACGCTGCCGTGATCGAAATCGATCTGGCCGATATTCACGAACCCATCGTCGCCTGCCCCAACGACCCTGACGACGTCAAGACGTTGTCGGATGTCGCCGGCGCCAAGATCGACGAAGTGTTCATCGGCAGCTGCATGACCAATATCGGCCACTTCCGTGCAGCGTCCAAGCTGCTCGAAGGCAAGCGCGATATCCCGGTCAAGCTGTGGGTGGCTCCGCCGACCAAGATGGATGCCCAGCAGTTGACCGAGGAAGGCCATTACGGTGTCTTCGGTACTGCTGGCGCCCGCACCGAAATGCCGGGCTGCTCGCTTTGCATGGGCAACCAGGCACAAGTCCGCGAGGGCGCGACCGTCATGTCGACCAGCACCCGCAACTTCCCCAACCGCCTGGGCAAGAACACCAATGTCTACCTGGGTTCGGCGGAACTGGCAGCCATCTGCTCGCGTCTGGGCCGCATCCCGACGAAGGAAGAGTACCTGTCCGATATGGGCGTCATCAACAAGAGTGGCGACCAGATCTACAAGTACCTGAACTTCGATCAGATCGCTGACTACAAAGACGTGGCCGATTCGGTCGCCGTCTAA
- a CDS encoding tonB dependent receptor family protein produces the protein MRPIRSRRRAWTRLDAGLRYATEISGHTVVWRARVENLANRDYWASVGGYPGYGYLVQGAPRTFTFTASMAF, from the coding sequence ATGCGACCAATACGCTCAAGGCGCCGGGCTTGGACCCGTCTGGATGCCGGCCTGCGCTACGCCACCGAAATCAGTGGCCACACGGTGGTCTGGCGCGCGCGCGTCGAAAACCTCGCCAATCGCGACTATTGGGCATCGGTGGGCGGCTACCCCGGCTATGGCTACCTGGTGCAAGGTGCGCCGCGTACCTTCACGTTCACGGCCAGCATGGCATTCTGA
- a CDS encoding tonB-dependent siderophore receptor family protein: protein MAAVLPWGVLHAQSAPATSDNSVTLGSIKVEASADASAAGLAPAFDGGQVATGSRAGILGTRDNLETPFSMTSYTSELIKDRQARSVADVLQNDPGVRVARGFGNFQESYFVRGFLLSSEDIAYNGLYGLMPRQYIASEFFERVEVLRGASNFLTGTPPTGGGVGGAINLVPKRAPNEPLTEFTTGISSGGAAQFSADIARRFGPDDSTGIRINVGQRGGESEVDGEFGRTTAALVGLDWHNDRARISADIGYQYNRIKRGRPNVSLAGTATSVPDAPHSSTNYAQDWSYSNERDVFGTLRGEYDLTDTLTAYAAYGHRDSKEINSLANVNNVDSSGNGNFYRFDNVRKDKVDTGEIGLRAKLDTGPVKHEAVLAASYFELEKKNAYAMDYANTTATNIYSPVHSPKPAFSAATLFGNDLGDPALNGRVRMTSVALGDTMSVLDDSVLLTLGLRHQRLYSRDFAYNTGVGSKAYDESRNSPAAGIVWRVTPEISLYANYIEALTAGDTAPANSNGLPVTNAGAMLRPYVSKQKEVGVKLQRDGIGAGLAFFSTDKPRSFVNANQQFTESGKDRHQGLELTWYGQVAPAFACWVA from the coding sequence TTGGCGGCCGTCCTGCCCTGGGGCGTCCTCCACGCTCAATCGGCGCCGGCCACCAGCGACAATTCCGTCACCCTCGGTTCGATCAAGGTCGAGGCCAGTGCCGATGCCTCCGCTGCCGGTCTGGCCCCGGCGTTCGACGGTGGACAGGTCGCCACGGGCAGCCGTGCGGGGATTCTGGGTACGCGCGACAACCTGGAGACGCCGTTCTCCATGACGAGCTACACCAGCGAGTTGATCAAAGACCGACAGGCGCGCAGTGTGGCCGATGTCCTGCAAAACGATCCTGGCGTGCGCGTGGCGCGTGGCTTTGGCAATTTCCAGGAATCATATTTCGTGCGTGGTTTTCTGCTTAGCTCGGAAGACATCGCCTATAACGGTCTCTATGGCCTGATGCCTCGTCAGTACATTGCTTCGGAGTTCTTCGAGCGCGTCGAGGTGCTGCGTGGGGCATCCAACTTCCTGACCGGCACGCCGCCGACCGGCGGCGGTGTAGGGGGCGCCATCAACCTGGTGCCCAAGCGCGCCCCGAATGAGCCGCTGACCGAATTCACCACGGGTATTTCTTCTGGCGGCGCGGCGCAGTTCTCGGCCGACATCGCCCGCCGCTTCGGCCCGGATGACAGCACCGGCATCCGCATCAACGTCGGCCAGCGTGGCGGCGAAAGCGAGGTCGACGGCGAGTTCGGCCGGACTACTGCCGCGTTGGTCGGCCTGGATTGGCACAACGACCGCGCACGGATTTCGGCCGACATCGGTTATCAGTACAACCGTATCAAGCGCGGTCGCCCCAACGTTTCGTTGGCAGGCACCGCCACGTCGGTACCGGATGCGCCGCATTCGAGCACCAACTACGCACAGGACTGGAGTTACTCCAACGAGCGCGATGTTTTCGGTACTTTGCGTGGCGAGTACGACCTTACCGACACCCTGACGGCCTATGCGGCCTACGGCCATCGCGACAGCAAAGAAATCAACTCGTTGGCCAACGTCAACAACGTCGATTCCTCCGGCAACGGAAACTTCTACCGTTTCGATAACGTCCGCAAAGACAAGGTCGACACCGGTGAAATCGGCTTGCGTGCCAAGCTGGACACCGGGCCGGTCAAGCATGAAGCGGTACTGGCGGCCTCTTACTTCGAGCTCGAGAAGAAAAACGCCTATGCGATGGACTATGCCAACACCACGGCGACCAACATCTATAGTCCGGTGCACAGTCCCAAACCCGCTTTCAGCGCGGCCACGCTGTTTGGCAACGATCTGGGAGACCCCGCGCTCAACGGCCGCGTGCGCATGACCAGCGTTGCCTTGGGTGACACGATGTCGGTGCTCGACGACAGCGTGCTGCTCACGCTCGGACTGCGGCATCAGCGTCTCTACAGCCGCGACTTCGCCTACAACACCGGCGTGGGTTCCAAGGCGTATGACGAAAGCCGCAATTCGCCGGCCGCCGGCATCGTCTGGCGCGTCACGCCGGAAATCTCGCTGTATGCCAATTACATCGAGGCGCTGACGGCAGGCGATACTGCACCGGCCAACTCTAACGGCCTTCCGGTGACGAACGCGGGCGCCATGCTGCGTCCTTACGTCTCCAAGCAAAAGGAAGTGGGCGTCAAGCTGCAGCGTGACGGCATTGGCGCCGGCCTGGCCTTTTTCTCCACCGACAAGCCCCGTTCCTTCGTCAATGCCAATCAGCAGTTCACGGAAAGCGGCAAGGATCGCCACCAGGGCCTGGAGCTGACCTGGTACGGCCAGGTGGCCCCAGCGTTCGCGTGCTGGGTGGCGTGA
- a CDS encoding transglycosylase SLT domain protein encodes MALLTTLLILSGCASTRPPADPENICAIFREKPQWHDAALKAQEKWGAPVQVPIAMMYQESSFKHDALPPRYYFLGFIPWGRVSSAYGYAQAKDETWEDYKREAGGWLANRDDFADSIDFMGWYMAKTQRINSISKWDAYGQYLNYHEGWTGYRNRSFERKAWLQRVARQVQARAERFGAQYQQCQRELSRGGWLF; translated from the coding sequence TTGGCCCTTCTCACCACCTTGCTGATCTTGAGCGGCTGCGCCAGCACACGCCCGCCCGCCGATCCCGAGAATATCTGCGCCATCTTCCGCGAGAAGCCGCAATGGCATGACGCGGCGCTCAAGGCTCAGGAAAAGTGGGGCGCGCCGGTGCAGGTGCCGATCGCGATGATGTACCAGGAGTCGAGTTTCAAACACGATGCGCTGCCCCCACGCTATTACTTTCTGGGATTCATCCCCTGGGGACGCGTCAGTTCGGCCTATGGCTATGCACAAGCCAAGGACGAAACCTGGGAGGATTACAAGCGCGAGGCCGGCGGCTGGTTGGCAAACCGGGACGATTTCGCCGACTCGATCGACTTCATGGGCTGGTACATGGCCAAGACCCAACGCATCAACAGTATTTCCAAATGGGATGCCTATGGGCAGTACCTGAATTACCACGAAGGCTGGACGGGCTACCGCAACCGCAGCTTTGAGCGCAAAGCCTGGCTGCAACGGGTCGCGCGCCAGGTTCAAGCCCGTGCCGAGCGGTTCGGCGCGCAGTACCAGCAGTGCCAGCGCGAACTGAGCCGGGGCGGCTGGCTGTTTTAG
- a CDS encoding aconitase family protein yields MPQNTLDTLKSFKIGKKTCQYYSLPALGKSLGVDISRLPVSIRVVLESVLRNCDGQKVTEEHIRQLANWQPNAKREDEIPFVVARVVLQDFTGVPLLADIAAMRSVAETMGKSPKSIEPLVPVDLVVDHSVMIDYFGTKNALDLNMKLEFQRNRERYQFMKWGMQAFDTFGVVPPGFGIVHQVNLEYLARGVHQDKKTGVYYPDSLVGTDSHTTMINGIGVVGWGVGGIEAEAGMLGQPVYFLTPDVVGVELKGQLRGGVTATDLVLTITEMLRREKVVGKFVEFCGEGTASLSVTDRATIGNMAPEYGATMGFFPVDDRTIDYFKGTGRTEEEIAAFQAYFKAQKMYGVPKASEINFSKLLTLDLSTVAPSLAGPKRPQDRIEIGNVKNTFIDLFSKPIAENGFNQPAQKLSEVFTTSTGTKLKNGDILIAAITSCTNTSNPSVLLAAGLLAKKAVEAGLKVPKHIKTSLAPGSRVVTEYLTKTGLLPYLEKLGFDIAAYGCTTCIGNAGDLTPDLNEAITSNDLICAAVLSGNRNFEARIHPNIKANFLASPPLVVAYALAGTMTRDLMTEPVGRGKHGDVWLGDIWPSTEEIDALLKFAMNPKAFQANYSQVKSNPGKLWENIKGVSGDTYNWPDSTYIAEPPFFQDFSMTPGSIPVIKGAPRAGRFW; encoded by the coding sequence ATGCCGCAAAACACGCTCGACACCCTGAAGTCCTTCAAGATAGGGAAAAAAACCTGTCAGTACTATTCCTTGCCGGCGCTCGGCAAGTCGCTGGGCGTCGATATTTCGCGCCTGCCGGTGTCCATCCGTGTCGTGCTGGAGTCGGTGCTGCGCAACTGTGATGGCCAGAAGGTCACAGAAGAGCACATCCGCCAGTTGGCCAACTGGCAACCGAACGCCAAGCGTGAGGACGAGATTCCGTTCGTGGTCGCTCGCGTGGTTCTGCAGGACTTTACCGGAGTGCCGTTGCTGGCCGACATTGCCGCCATGCGCTCGGTCGCCGAGACGATGGGTAAGTCGCCCAAGAGCATCGAACCCCTCGTGCCCGTGGACCTGGTGGTCGACCACTCGGTGATGATCGATTATTTCGGCACCAAGAATGCCCTCGACCTGAATATGAAACTGGAGTTTCAGCGCAACCGCGAGCGCTACCAGTTCATGAAATGGGGCATGCAGGCCTTCGACACCTTCGGCGTCGTGCCCCCGGGCTTCGGTATCGTGCACCAGGTCAATCTGGAATACCTGGCGCGCGGTGTGCACCAGGACAAGAAAACGGGCGTCTACTACCCGGACTCGCTCGTGGGCACTGACAGCCATACCACCATGATCAATGGTATTGGCGTGGTGGGCTGGGGCGTGGGCGGCATCGAGGCCGAAGCCGGCATGCTGGGCCAACCCGTGTATTTTCTGACCCCCGATGTCGTGGGCGTCGAGCTCAAGGGTCAGTTGCGCGGCGGCGTCACCGCCACCGATCTGGTGCTGACCATCACGGAGATGCTGCGCCGCGAAAAGGTCGTGGGCAAGTTCGTCGAATTCTGTGGTGAAGGTACCGCCAGCCTGTCGGTCACCGACCGAGCCACCATCGGCAACATGGCGCCCGAGTATGGCGCGACCATGGGCTTTTTTCCGGTGGACGACCGCACCATCGATTACTTCAAGGGTACGGGCCGTACCGAGGAAGAAATCGCGGCGTTCCAAGCCTACTTCAAGGCGCAGAAGATGTACGGCGTGCCCAAGGCCAGCGAGATCAACTTCAGCAAGCTGCTCACGTTGGACCTGTCCACGGTCGCGCCCTCGCTGGCCGGCCCCAAACGCCCGCAGGATCGCATCGAGATCGGCAATGTGAAGAACACCTTCATCGATCTGTTCTCCAAGCCCATCGCCGAGAACGGCTTCAATCAGCCCGCGCAGAAGCTGTCGGAAGTCTTCACGACCAGCACCGGCACCAAATTGAAGAATGGCGACATCCTCATTGCTGCCATTACGTCGTGCACCAATACGTCCAATCCGAGCGTGCTGCTGGCCGCGGGCCTGCTGGCCAAGAAGGCCGTCGAAGCCGGTCTGAAAGTGCCCAAGCACATCAAGACCTCGCTGGCGCCCGGATCGCGCGTGGTCACGGAGTATCTGACCAAGACCGGACTGCTGCCTTATCTGGAGAAGCTCGGCTTTGATATTGCCGCCTACGGCTGCACGACCTGCATTGGCAACGCGGGCGACCTCACGCCGGATCTGAACGAAGCCATTACCAGCAACGATCTGATCTGCGCAGCCGTGCTGTCGGGCAACCGCAACTTCGAGGCGCGGATTCATCCGAACATCAAGGCCAACTTCCTGGCTTCGCCCCCGCTGGTGGTGGCCTATGCATTGGCCGGCACCATGACGCGCGACCTCATGACCGAGCCGGTCGGCCGCGGCAAGCATGGCGACGTATGGCTGGGCGATATCTGGCCGTCGACCGAAGAAATCGACGCATTGCTGAAATTCGCCATGAACCCGAAAGCCTTCCAGGCCAACTACAGCCAGGTCAAGAGCAATCCTGGCAAGCTCTGGGAGAACATCAAGGGCGTGTCGGGCGACACGTACAACTGGCCTGATTCGACCTATATCGCCGAACCGCCGTTCTTCCAGGACTTCAGCATGACGCCGGGCAGCATCCCGGTGATCAAGGGCGCGCCGCGCGCTGGGCGTTTTTGGTGA
- a CDS encoding aconitase C-terminal domain protein: protein MLKADFNSYGSRRGNHEIMMRGTFANVRIKNLMIPARADGSRFEGGETLLQPSGQQMSIYDAAMSYVAQGTPSVVFGGEEYGTGSSRDWAAKGTQLLGVKAVITRSFERIHRSNLVGMGVLPLQFKGDDSVQSLGITGEETYDISGLEHGIKPMQDVTLTIHRKDGSKQDVTLLLRIDTPIEVDYYLHGGILPFVLRQLLAA, encoded by the coding sequence GTGCTCAAAGCCGACTTCAACAGCTACGGCTCACGGCGGGGCAATCACGAGATCATGATGCGCGGCACCTTTGCCAACGTTCGCATCAAGAACCTCATGATTCCGGCGCGCGCCGATGGCAGCCGCTTCGAAGGCGGCGAAACGCTGCTGCAGCCCTCGGGCCAACAGATGTCCATCTATGACGCCGCCATGAGCTATGTGGCTCAGGGCACGCCCTCGGTGGTGTTCGGCGGCGAAGAGTACGGCACGGGCTCCTCGCGCGACTGGGCCGCAAAGGGCACGCAGTTGCTGGGTGTCAAGGCCGTGATCACGCGCAGCTTCGAACGCATCCACCGCAGCAACCTGGTCGGCATGGGCGTGCTTCCCTTGCAGTTCAAGGGCGACGACAGCGTGCAGTCGTTGGGCATCACCGGTGAGGAAACCTACGACATCTCGGGTCTGGAGCATGGCATCAAACCCATGCAGGATGTCACTCTGACCATTCATCGCAAGGATGGCAGCAAGCAGGACGTCACGTTGTTGCTGCGCATCGATACACCCATCGAGGTCGACTACTACCTGCACGGCGGCATTCTGCCCTTCGTGCTGCGCCAGTTACTGGCTGCCTGA
- a CDS encoding catalytic LigB subunit of aromatic ring-opening dioxygenase family protein, translating to MTWPVLFVSHGSPMLAVEPGRTGAVLQQWSAAQPDKPRGILVVSPHWMGHGLAVSTRDRQIAWHDFGGFPPELYQLQYSPQGSPSLAARVRDVLAASSIEAADDVRRPLDHGAWVPLRYLYPQADVPVVQLALDVGRDARGQYDLGQALAPLREEGILIIGSGSLTHNLRDVRMPQSAPPSAYVPGFQQWYADRLAAGDLPALFDWQRLAPGAGQAHPHDDHLMPLYVALGAGGLPARRLNDEVSYAALAMDAYQFGLDA from the coding sequence ATGACCTGGCCTGTTCTCTTTGTTTCTCACGGTTCTCCCATGCTCGCTGTCGAGCCGGGCCGCACCGGCGCCGTCCTGCAGCAGTGGAGCGCAGCGCAGCCGGACAAACCGCGCGGCATACTTGTGGTCTCGCCCCACTGGATGGGGCATGGCTTGGCCGTATCCACCCGAGACCGGCAGATCGCCTGGCACGACTTTGGCGGCTTCCCGCCCGAGCTGTATCAACTCCAGTACAGCCCGCAGGGATCCCCGTCACTGGCTGCCCGGGTGCGTGACGTGCTGGCGGCCTCGTCCATCGAAGCGGCCGACGACGTCCGCCGGCCTCTGGATCATGGCGCCTGGGTGCCATTGCGTTATCTGTACCCGCAGGCCGATGTGCCGGTGGTCCAGCTGGCCCTGGATGTCGGGCGCGATGCCCGCGGGCAATACGACCTGGGTCAGGCACTGGCGCCGTTGCGCGAGGAGGGCATTCTCATCATCGGCTCGGGCTCGCTCACGCACAATCTGCGCGACGTACGCATGCCGCAGTCAGCGCCACCCAGTGCGTACGTGCCCGGTTTTCAGCAATGGTATGCCGATCGGCTGGCCGCCGGCGATCTGCCCGCCCTGTTTGACTGGCAGAGGCTGGCGCCTGGCGCGGGCCAGGCGCACCCGCACGATGACCACCTCATGCCGCTTTACGTGGCGCTGGGTGCTGGCGGGTTGCCCGCACGGCGCCTCAATGATGAGGTCAGCTACGCGGCGTTGGCCATGGATGCCTACCAGTTCGGCCTCGATGCCTGA
- the efp gene encoding translation elongation factor P yields MKTAQELRVGNVVMVGKDPLVVQKTEYNKSGRNAAVVKLKFKNLLTGSASESVYKADEKFDIVLLERKECTYSYFGDPMYVFMDTEYNQYEIEAESMGDALNYLEEAMPVEVVFYDGRAISVELPTILVREITYTEPAVRGDTSGKVLKPAKINTGYELNVPLFCAIGDKIEIDTRTNEYRSRVN; encoded by the coding sequence ATGAAAACCGCTCAGGAATTGCGAGTCGGCAACGTGGTGATGGTCGGCAAGGACCCGCTCGTGGTCCAGAAGACCGAATACAACAAGTCCGGCCGTAACGCCGCCGTGGTCAAGCTGAAGTTCAAGAACCTGCTGACGGGTTCGGCCAGCGAATCGGTCTACAAGGCCGACGAAAAGTTCGATATCGTCTTGCTGGAACGCAAAGAGTGCACCTACTCTTACTTCGGCGACCCGATGTACGTCTTCATGGACACGGAATACAACCAGTACGAAATCGAGGCCGAGAGCATGGGCGATGCCCTGAACTACCTCGAAGAAGCCATGCCGGTTGAAGTGGTGTTCTACGATGGCCGCGCCATCTCCGTCGAACTGCCGACCATCCTCGTTCGTGAAATCACCTATACCGAGCCAGCCGTACGCGGCGACACCTCGGGCAAGGTGCTCAAGCCGGCCAAGATCAACACCGGCTACGAACTGAATGTTCCGCTGTTCTGCGCGATCGGCGACAAGATCGAGATCGACACGCGCACCAACGAGTACCGCAGCCGCGTCAACTAA